Proteins encoded together in one Impatiens glandulifera chromosome 1, dImpGla2.1, whole genome shotgun sequence window:
- the LOC124915034 gene encoding pentatricopeptide repeat-containing protein At1g74630-like has product MNKAEQVCLSLLRECRTLYNVKQIHAHACKTGLTADPFIAGKFLYHSAILISDALPYARRFFLFFLNPDVFMYNTLIRGFSESAYPHMSFITFSDLHRNSTIPPPDSFSFAFSLKAAANSRSLISGTQLHTQALRQGLDTHIFVIVGTTLVSMYAECGFVASARKVFDEMPELNVVAWNAMLTAYVRCNDLNGAVQVFETMPLKDLTSWNVMLSVYTKAGELELAKKLFMEMPMKDDVSWSTIIQGLAHNYNFDESILFFRELRREQGMIRPNQGSLTGVLSSCAQAGAIEVAKVLHGYIEKAGLRICYVNTALLDTYSKCGNLQSARLFFELMPIGEKSLVSWTCMMAGLAMHGYGEEAMKLFNEMLLSGIKPDGITFISLLYACSHSGLIKEANGYFYKMREYDIDPSVEHYGCIVDLYGRAGQLQKAYEFIIKMPIPPDAIIWRTLFSACSIHNNLELAEQVKEKLSELDPNNPDDHVLLSNVYAVAGKWNDVAEVRRSMITQRLKKNPGWSMIEVGKIVYKFVAGGGKDDHDDDIRKEAYEKLVEVMMRLRVEAGYVPEVGKVLYDIEDEEKEDVLSMHSEKLAVAFGMTKLLCCKERGDAVESMIIRIIKNLRVCIDCHTMMKLISKVYGLEIVLRDRRRFHCFKNGSCSCRDYW; this is encoded by the coding sequence ATGAACAAAGCGGAGCAGGTTTGCCTTTCTCTGTTGAGGGAGTGCCGCACTCTCTACAATGTCAAGCAAATTCATGCTCACGCGTGTAAAACCGGTCTCACCGCCGACCCTTTCATCGCCGGAAAGTTCCTATACCATAGCGCCATCCTCATCTCCGACGCCCTTCCTTATGCCCGCcgcttcttcctcttcttcctcaACCCAGATGTCTTCATGTACAATACCCTCATCCGCGGCTTTTCTGAATCCGCCTACCCTCACATGTCTTTCATCACTTTCTCTGACTTGCATCGCAACTCGACGATTCCGCCTCCGGATAGCTTCTCCTTCGCCTTTTCTCTCAAGGCTGCTGCGAACTCGAGGTCTTTGATCTCGGGTACTCAACTCCATACTCAGGCTCTCCGCCAAGGGCTCGATACCCATATCTTTGTAATTGTGGGGACTACTCTGGTTAGTATGTACGCTGAATGTGGATTCGTTGCCTCTGCAAGGAAGGTGTTCGACGAAATGCCCGAACTGAATGTTGTGGCATGGAATGCAATGTTGACTGCTTATGTTAGATGTAATGATTTAAATGGTGCAGTTCAAGTGTTCGAAACAATGCCTCTTAAAGACTTGACCTCATGGAATGTCATGCTATCAGTATACACAAAGGCTGGTGAGCTTGAGCTTGCAAAGAAACTGTTCATGGAGATGCCTATGAAAGATGACGTATCATGGAGCACCATCATTCAAGGGCTAgctcataattataattttgatgagtctattttgtttttcagaGAGTTACGTCGAGAACAAGGGATGATAAGACCTAATCAGGGTAGTTTGACAGGAGTTCTTTCTTCATGTGCACAAGCTGGGGCTATTGAGGTTGCTAAAGTTCTGCATGGTTATATTGAAAAAGCTGGTTTACGGATTTGTTATGTGAATACTGCACTTTTGGATACATACTCCAAATGTGGTAATTTACAATCTGCTCGTTTGTTCTTTGAATTAATGCCGATTGGAGAAAAGAGCCTTGTTTCTTGGACTTGCATGATGGCAGGACTCGCGATGCATGGCTATGGAGAAGAAGCAATGAAACTCTTCAATGAGATGTTGCTATCTGGAATCAAACCAGATGGAATAACCTTTATATCACTCTTGTATGCTTGTAGTCATTCTGGATTAATAAAAGAAGCAAATGGGTATTTCTATAAGATGCGAGAATACGACATAGACCCGAGTGTTGAACATTACGGTTGTATAGTTGATCTTTACGGTAGAGCTGGTCAATTACAGAAAGCTTACGAATTTATCATCAAAATGCCAATCCCACCAGATGCCATCATTTGGAGGACTCTTTTCAGTGCTTGCAGCATTCACAACAATCTTGAATTAGCCGAACAAGTTAAGGAAAAGCTTTCGGAGCTCGATCCAAATAATCCAGATGACCATGTATTGCTGTCGAATGTTTACGCAGTTGCAGGTAAATGGAATGATGTTGCGGAAGTGAGAAGATCTATGATAACCCAAAGACTGAAAAAGAATCCCGGTTGGAGTATGATTGAAGTTGGGAAGattgtttataaatttgttgCAGGTGGTGGGAAGGATGATCACGATGATGACATTAGGAAAGAAGCATATGAGAAGCTTGTGGAGGTTATGATGAGATTAAGAGTGGAAGCAGGTTATGTTCCTGAAGTTGGTAAAGTATTATATGATATAGAAGACGAGGAAAAAGAGGATGTTTTGTCAATGCACAGCGAAAAGCTTGCTGTAGCTTTTGGAATGACAAAATTATTATGTTGTAAAGAAAGAGGAGATGCTGTGGAGAGTATGATTATTAGGATAATAAAGAATTTGAGGGTTTGTATTGATTGTCATACTATGATGAAGCTTATATCTAAAGTTTATGGATTGGAGATTGTGTTGAGAGATAGGAGACGATTTCATTGTTTTAAGAACGGATCTTGCTCGTGTCGAGATTATTGGTGA
- the LOC124929149 gene encoding chlorophyll a-b binding protein P4, chloroplastic-like: MVRSGGASERSMGAYVRSAGMLLPSCLQAYVSLTFQNGKEEYCASSSTIFVIEFILFTTWRSDVAYLPMKWDTRMGSLTLSTSLQLWTAKNRKLQMGDLTILTFLGFMILYIVTEKGPFDNLLQHLSDPWHNTIV; the protein is encoded by the exons ATGGTTCGTTCAGGTGGAGCTAGTGAAAGGTCAATGGGGGCATATGTAAGGAGTGCAGGGATGCTACTTCCGAGTTGTTTACAAGCATATGTATCATTAACGTTCCAAAATGGTAAGGAAGAATACTGTGCATCATCATCAACCATTTTCGTGATCGAGTTCATCCTTTTCACTACGTGGAGATCCGACGTTG CTTATCTCCCAATGAAGTGGGATACCCGGATGGGATCTTTAACCCTCTCAACCTCACTCCAGCTTTGGACGGCAAAGAATAGGAAATTGCAAATG GGAGATTTGACGATTTTAACGTTCTTAGGATTTATGATTCTGTATATTGTGACCGAGAAAGGGCCATTCGACAATCTGTTGCAGCACCTTTCTGACCCATGGCACAACACCATTGTTTAA